In the genome of Streptomyces sp. SAI-127, the window TGCACGGCGGTATGGACTTCTCGCTGCGCCGCTCGAAGGACGAGGTCTTCTCCCAGCCCCACTCGTAGCCGGCGGTGCCGCCCACGGTTCCGGAGAAGATGCTCTTGGCCAGGGAGAGGCTGATGCTGGCGCCGACGCTCTTCTTGGCGAACGTCTTGGTGCTGTACCCGCTGACGAAGGTCACCTTGTCCTCGGTCGTGCCGTGGTTGCCGGTCCACTCGGAGGTGCGGACGGGCTCGCCCTTCACGGACCAGGTCGAGGACTGCGCGTACCCGCACCAGCCGCGGAACAGCTCCCACGGCCCGGCGGGCACCCACAGCCCGACGACATCCCGCAGGTACTCGTCCTGCGTCTTGAACTCGCCGGTGTCGACGTTGAGCGCGCCGTAGACCCCGGTCAGGCTGGTCTCCTGGCTGCACAGCCGGTCCAGCATGACGTCGGTGTTCCCGGGGTCCACGCCCCGGACGTTCTGGGCCCCGCCGGGACCGGCCGCCTGAGCGGTCCCCGAACCGGCCAGCAGCCCGGTGACGGCGAGGGCCGCGGACGCGGCGGCGAGGACGCTCTTCTTCAGAGTCGATGTACGAAACAAACGCATGGGGGGTTCTTCACTCCTGAGTGCTGAGGACAGATGCGTGGGGCACCTGTTCGACAACTCAGGAAGCTGGCAGAGAACCCGTGAGTAGGGTCGAGAACGCGTGAGGGTTGACAGGACATCGACAGCTTGGCGTTCACAGTACGGCGGCGGGAGCCTCCGGCGGCGGAGTCGGCGCCCCCGGCAGTCGTACGGTCGCGATCGTGCCGCCGCCTCCGGCGTGGCCGAGGGTGACCTCGCCGCCGGCCTGCTGGACCGTGCGGGCCACGATGGAGAGGCCGAGACCGGAGCCGGGCAGGGCGCGGGCCGACGGGGAACGCCAGAAGCGGTCGAAGACGTACGGGAGTTCCTCGGCGGGGATACCGGGGCCGTGGTCGCGGACGGTGAGGACTCCCTCGTTGAGCCGGACCTCGATCGTGCCGCCCTCGGGGCTGAACTTCACGGCGTTGTCGAGGATGTTGACCACGGCGCGTTCCAGTGCGGCGGGTTCGGCCCGGGTGTACCAGGGCTCCAGCGAGGCGTCGATGGTCAGCTCCGGGCCCCGCAGCCGTGCCCTGCGCAGGGCCGACTCGACGGCGTCCTCCAGCGCGACGACCTGTACCCGCTCACCACGCTGGCCCTCCGAGCGGGACAGCTCCTGCAGGTCGCCGATCAGAGACGCCAGTTCGGTCATCTGCGCCTTGACGGAGGCGAGCAGCGCCTTGCGGTCGGCCTCGGGGAGGGGGCGGCCGGTCTCCTCGCTGCGGGTGAGGAGCTCGATGTTGGTGCGCAGGGAGGTGAGAGGGGTGCGCAGCTCGTGACCCGCGTCGGCGATGAGCTGCTGCTGGAGCTCACGGGAGCTGGCGAGGGAGCTCGTCATCGAGTTGAAGGAGCGTGACAGGCGTGCGACCTCGTCCTCGGCGTCCTCCTCGACGGGGATGCGGATGTTCAGGTCCTCGGTGCGTGCCACTTGCTCGACGGCCTCGGTGAGCTTGTCGACGGGGCGGAGACCGGCGCGGGCGACGAAGAGGCCTGCGGCACCGGCGCCGAGGACTCCGATGCCGGAGACGAGGAGGAGGATGAGGGCGAGGTCGTTGAGGGTGGACTGGGTGCTCTTCAGGGAGACGGCAACGAGAATCCCGACCTTGGGACCGGTCTCCCCTGTCTGGGTGACGGTGGCTCCCAGCGGTTGGGTCATCACCCGTACAGCGTCGCCGTCGTCGTCGGTGCCATTGCGGAAGTAGAGCTTGTCTCGGTCCGCGTTCTTGATCGCATTCTCGTCCGCTCGGGCGACTTCCACTGTGCCCACCGAGTCGCCGAAGACACAGACCTTCCCGCTCTCCGTGACCACCTGGGTGTAGTTGCCGCGGAAGACACCAGTGCCCTGCGAGGTCTGCGAGCAGTTGTCGAGGGCGAACTGGGCCTGCTGCATCTGCCGCACCTGCTGAGGTCCGTCCGTGCCGCGCTGCAGGTCCTTGTCCAACTGTTCGTACAGCTTCCCCTGCACGATGAACCAGCAGGTCACCGATACCGCCGCCACCGCGAACGCCACCGCCGCCGCCACCAGCAGCGCCAACCGTGACCGGATCGGCAGGGACCGGTAGCGCCGTACGACCCTCTTCACTCCGCGCCACCCTGCCGCAGCACATACCCCACGCCGCGAACGGTGTGCACGAGCCGCGGCTCGCCGCCCGCCTCCGTCTTGCGGCGCAGGTACATCACGTACACGTCCAGCGAGTTGGACGACGGCTCGAAGTCGAAGCCCCACACCGCCTTCAGGATCTGTTCCCGGGTCAGCACCTGGCGCGGGTGGGCCATGAACATCTCGAGCAGGGTGAACTCGGTACGGGTCAGCTCCACGGGCCGCCCCGCACGCGTGACCTCACGCGTCGCGAGATCCATCCGCAGGTCCGCGAAGGTGAGCGCCTCGTCGTCCTCGACGGACCCCGCACCGGCCGCCGCCGCGTACGAACTGCGCCGCAGCAGCGCACGGACCCGGGCGAACAGCTCGTCGAGCTCGAACGGCTTGACCAGATAGTCGTCGGCGCCCGCGTCGAGCCCGGTGACCCGGTCACCGACCGTGTCGCGGGCCGTCAGCATCAGGATGGGGGTCGTGTCGCCCGCGCCGCGGATGCGCCGGGCGGCGGTGAGCCCGTCCATGCGGGGCATCTGGATGTCGAGGACGACCAGGTCGGGCTGGTACGCGGTCGCCTTGTCGAGCGCGTCCGCGCCGTCCACGGCCACCTCCGTGTCGTAGCCCTCGAAGGCGAGGCTGCGCTGGAGTGCTTCGCGCACCGCCGGCTCGTCGTCGACGATCAGGATGCGCTGGGGGTCACGGTCGCCTTCGGCGGGGCTCATGGCTGGCGATTCCTCGGGTGCGGTGGGACGGCAGGGGGCTGAGGACAGTGAACGCTTTCAGCCTCGCATGGTTCCCGGCCGGTGCGTTAAGGGCGGGGTTCAGCCGCGTGCGGCGCTGCGGCGGCGGCTGCGGGCGGCGCTCACCCCGCGGCGGGCCACCGCCACGGACGCCACCTCGGGCGCCCGCGTCACCGGCGGGTGCAGCTCGTACGCCACCTCAAGGGCCAGGGTGAATCCGGCCGGGTCGGTGCCGGCCACCGGGTGCGAAACCTGCTTGATCATGACGTACTCCTTGCCAAGGTCAGGGGGTGTGTCAGTTGTCGGCGCCGCCGGCCCGCAGCGTGGCCAGGTCGGACTTGACGGTGTTGATCGGGATGGAGAAGCCGAGGCCCGCGCTGCCGGCCGTCGAGGAGTCCGAAGTGGCGGAGTACATCGCGGAGTTGATGCCGATGATGTTGCCGTTCATGTCGATGAGCGCGCCGCCGGAGTTGCCCGGGTTCAAGGAGGCGTCCGTCTGGATGGCCTTGTACGTCGTCGTGGACGAACCGGTGTCGCCGTTGAACTGCTGGCCGCCGAACTCGAACGGCCACTGACCGTTGCCGCCGCCCTGGCTCTGTCCCTGATCCTGGCCCTCGTCCGTCGCGACGGTGACATCCCGGTTGAGAGCGGAGACGATGCCGCTGGTGACGGTGCCGGTGAGGCCCTCGGGGGAGCCGATCGCCACGACCTCGTCGCCGACCTGGACGCCGTCGGAGTTGCCGAGGGTGGCCACGGCCAGGCCGGAGGCGTTCTCCAGCTTGATGAGGGCGAGGTCCTTCTTGCTGTCGGTGCCGACGACCTTCGCGGTGTAGGTCCTGCCGTCGCTGGTGCTCACCTTGATGGTGGTGGCGCCGGAGATGACGTGGTTGTTGGTGATGATCTCGCCGTCGCTGGTGATGATCACGCCGGAGCCGGTGGACTCACCGGCGTTCGAGGTGGCGTTGATCTCGACGATGCTCGGGCTGACCGCCTTGGCGACCCCCGCGACCGTGCCCTTGGCGGAGGACGGCACCACGCTGGTGCTGGTGCTGCTGGAGGTGACCGCGTCGCTGCCGGTCAGTTCCTGGATGCCGTAGGCGGTGCCGCCTCCTATCGCCGCGGCGACGATCGCGACGGCGGCGAGGAGGGCGAGGGGGCCGCGGGTGCGCTTCTTGTGGGCGGGGGTCGCGGGCGCGGCCGGGGGAGCGGTGAGGAGAGCGGTCCCGCCGCCGCTGCCGTCACCGCCGTACGAACCGCCGCCGTGGGAGGCGAAGGCGGCGGGCTGAGCCTGCTGCTGCCCGCCCGGCCACACGGTCGTCGGCTCG includes:
- a CDS encoding trypsin-like peptidase domain-containing protein, with translation MTESFRRDGEYEQYETPSQGAQQHASSPVNPEWPPPPAQPPVTPAQPAAPVQQPVVEPTTVWPGGQQQAQPAAFASHGGGSYGGDGSGGGTALLTAPPAAPATPAHKKRTRGPLALLAAVAIVAAAIGGGTAYGIQELTGSDAVTSSSTSTSVVPSSAKGTVAGVAKAVSPSIVEINATSNAGESTGSGVIITSDGEIITNNHVISGATTIKVSTSDGRTYTAKVVGTDSKKDLALIKLENASGLAVATLGNSDGVQVGDEVVAIGSPEGLTGTVTSGIVSALNRDVTVATDEGQDQGQSQGGGNGQWPFEFGGQQFNGDTGSSTTTYKAIQTDASLNPGNSGGALIDMNGNIIGINSAMYSATSDSSTAGSAGLGFSIPINTVKSDLATLRAGGADN
- a CDS encoding response regulator transcription factor; amino-acid sequence: MSPAEGDRDPQRILIVDDEPAVREALQRSLAFEGYDTEVAVDGADALDKATAYQPDLVVLDIQMPRMDGLTAARRIRGAGDTTPILMLTARDTVGDRVTGLDAGADDYLVKPFELDELFARVRALLRRSSYAAAAGAGSVEDDEALTFADLRMDLATREVTRAGRPVELTRTEFTLLEMFMAHPRQVLTREQILKAVWGFDFEPSSNSLDVYVMYLRRKTEAGGEPRLVHTVRGVGYVLRQGGAE
- a CDS encoding HAMP domain-containing sensor histidine kinase, producing the protein MKRVVRRYRSLPIRSRLALLVAAAVAFAVAAVSVTCWFIVQGKLYEQLDKDLQRGTDGPQQVRQMQQAQFALDNCSQTSQGTGVFRGNYTQVVTESGKVCVFGDSVGTVEVARADENAIKNADRDKLYFRNGTDDDGDAVRVMTQPLGATVTQTGETGPKVGILVAVSLKSTQSTLNDLALILLLVSGIGVLGAGAAGLFVARAGLRPVDKLTEAVEQVARTEDLNIRIPVEEDAEDEVARLSRSFNSMTSSLASSRELQQQLIADAGHELRTPLTSLRTNIELLTRSEETGRPLPEADRKALLASVKAQMTELASLIGDLQELSRSEGQRGERVQVVALEDAVESALRRARLRGPELTIDASLEPWYTRAEPAALERAVVNILDNAVKFSPEGGTIEVRLNEGVLTVRDHGPGIPAEELPYVFDRFWRSPSARALPGSGLGLSIVARTVQQAGGEVTLGHAGGGGTIATVRLPGAPTPPPEAPAAVL